CTATAAATGCTTAAACTTAATGAATTAGGCTCTTTTTTCAGATCTAATTTTAAGGAACAGACCAACAAAGATTAGAAAACTTCTATTTAGAAGTAATATGTCAATCCAATATTGATTCCTTGCTTACTATATGGAGAAGTAGTCTTAAGTGCCTTAGATGGATCTGGATTAGTAGAATCCACAGTGTCCACATAATCCACATTAACTGACTGTCCAGTAATTGCGGTAAAATTATCCAACTGATCCACTCCATTTACAGTAAACGTCTCAATAGTTGATTTTTTTCTCTTGATATTTAAGTATACTCCTTCAAGTTCAGCAAACATCGCGAACTTATCATTCAATCGATATTGTACACCCAATACGCCTGTGAAACCAATAGAGAAATCTCCATTAATCTTCTGCTCAATCTCAATAGCATTTGCTGTACTTGGATCTAAGCTACTAGATTCAACCATTGCATATCCACCCATTGGTAAAACGAAACCAACTTTAGTATAAAGACTCAACGTTTTGCTGTTTCCTGTACTCATAATGATAGTTGGTGCCAAACGATATTGGTTTGTGTATGCATCCGCTGACTGATAAGTCACCCCTCCTACTGAAACATTCTGAACATTTTGTTTTGCTCCTTTTAAGTAGGTAAAATCAAGCTCTGCACCAAGGTGATCTGTAAAGAAGTGACCGATAGCAAACCCGGCGATGGTTCCACCACCTA
The Prolixibacteraceae bacterium DNA segment above includes these coding regions:
- a CDS encoding porin family protein, coding for MKNLFVTALAVFAMIGLSFQTKAQENNKQTQSTYVKIKGGYGWGVAKDGYYVDMGQGSSIDGQQEQIFTSLGGGTIAGFAIGHFFTDHLGAELDFTYLKGAKQNVQNVSVGGVTYQSADAYTNQYRLAPTIIMSTGNSKTLSLYTKVGFVLPMGGYAMVESSSLDPSTANAIEIEQKINGDFSIGFTGVLGVQYRLNDKFAMFAELEGVYLNIKRKKSTIETFTVNGVDQLDNFTAITGQSVNVDYVDTVDSTNPDPSKALKTTSPYSKQGINIGLTYYF